The nucleotide sequence GAACGCCGACGCCGCCGACGCCTGCAAGGGCCAGACCTTCGTGCTGCCGCTCACCGCCACCCTCGTCTCGAACGCCTCCTGATCCGCGGCGGGGCGGTGCGCCAACCACCGCCCCGCCCTTCCCCGGAAGGACCTCGATGTCCAGGTGGCGGATCGGTGTTCCGGCGGGCGCGCTCGCGGCCGTCGTGCTCACGTGGTTCGTGATCGGCCCCGCGCCGGTGGCGAACACCGCGAACGGCAACGGCATCAAGCAGTTCGGCATCGCCGACGTGCCCGGCCGGGCCACCGCGCTGGTTCCCGGCGCGACCGGGAACCGGTGGATCCGGCTGGCCAACGCCGAAAACTTCCCCATCCTCGTCCAGACCGTGACGGCCACAGTCGGCAAACCCGCCGACAGCAGCGGCCATCCGGTCCCGGCCTGCCCGGCGTCCTCGGTCCGGGTCGACGCGCTCACCAGGCCGGTGACGGTCCCCGGCAACGGCACCGCCGACGCCGTCCTCACCACCCACATGCTGCCCGGCACACCCGATGCGTGCCGGTCGGTCACCTTTCCCCTGACGTACACAGGAACGGCGGTCAAGCCATGAAGAACCCGACCCTGCGCCGCGTGCTCGTGGTCACCACGGTGGTCGGCGCGACGCTGGGCGGCGGGATCGCCGTCGCGGCGTGGACGAGCTCCGGCTCCGGTGCCGCGAACGCGAAGGCGGGCACGGCGGCCGCGCCGACGACCACGGCGCTGCTCGCGTCGGCGTTCACCAGCGGCCTGCTCTACCCCGGCGGGCCGGCGGGCGATGCGAAGATCCTGGTGAACAACCCGAACCCCTACCCGGTCAAGGTCAGCAGCGTCGTGGCGAACGGGACGCCGACCGGGTCCGGCGGCACCGGCACCTGCACGACGACCGGCGTGAGCTGGACCGCGCAGTCGCCGAACACGCCGGTGGCCGCCAACGGCAGCACCACCCTCACCCTGACGGGCGCGGTGTCGATGAGCACGGCCTCGGACGACGGCTGCCAGGGGGCGCTGTTCGCCATCCCGGTGACCGTCACGGTGGTGAGCGGATGAGCACGCCCCGGATCGCCTTCGCGGCCGTACTGGTCGTGGCGGCTTGGACCACGGTGATCAGCGGCCTGGTCGCGGTGGGCGCGGCGAAAGCCGAGGCGGCCTGGCTGAAACCCGGTCCCGGCACGGGATACGCGGCGGGGCTGAAGCTGCAGACGCCCGGCCAGCCGGTCGTCGAGTCGGCGAGGTGCAACAACGGCAGCGGCGGTCCCTCGGCCACGCTCCACTGGAGTTACCCGACACCGCTGCCACCCGGGTTCGAGCTCTTCACCGCGACCACTTCGGGCGGCCCCGTCACCACCGCGGGCACGGCCACGACCACTTCGGCCACCATCCCCTTGCCCAGCAACAACAAGGTGTACGTGAGCGTGCGTGCGACCGCCGGCACCTGGAAGGGAACGCGATCCCCGGAGGCGCAGGCCTGCTGACTCCGGAACACCCTGAAACCCTGCAACGCAAAGGAAAACACCATGCTGGAAAAACTGCGTGCCGCCCGCGCCAACCAGGACGGCTTCACCCTGATCGAACTGCTCATCGTCGTCGTGATCCTGGGTGTGCTCGCCGGGGTCGTCGTGTTCGCCGTGCAGGCGTTCAACGGCGATGGCAAGGCCGCCGCGTGCAACGCGGACTGGAAGGCCGTCGAGACCGCCAACGAGGCGCTCTACGCCAAGACCAGCGCCTACGCCGCCAACCCGTTGGAGCTCAAGACCAAGGGCTACCTGAAGGACGAACCGTCGACCACCAACGGCTACACGATCTCCATCGACGCAGCCGGTCTCGTCAAGGCCGCCGGCGCCTGCACCCACTGAACCACTTCCGTGGGGGTGGGTGATCCACCCCCACGGACGACCTCGCCCCGGAGGGAAACCATGCCCACCCAGATCGGCAGCCGCGTCGACGGCCTGCTCGAGGCGTTGTGGCAGGCGCGTGGCACCGACCTGCTGCTCACCGCCGGACTGCCGCCCCAGCTGCGCGTGCACGGCGACCTCTCCGCGGTCCCCGGCCACCCCGTCCTCACCGGCGAGGACACCCGCGCCCTGCTCGCCGAGCTCCTCACCGACGACCAAGCCTGCGCCTGGCGCACCGCCCGCGAATTCGACTTCTCCTTCGGCTGGCGCGAGGAAGCCCGCGTCCGCGGCAACGCCTTCACCCAGCGCGGCGAGACGGTCGTCGCGCTGCGGATGATCCCGCGCCGGATCCCCGGCATGGCCGACCTCGGGCTGCCGCCGGTGCTGGCCGACTTCGCGCGGCGGCACCAAGGACTCGTGCTCGTCACCGGGCCGACCGGCTCCGGCAAATCCACCACGCTCGCCGCCGTCATCGACCGGATCAACAGCGAACGCGCGTGCCACATCCTCACCGTCGAGGACCCCATCGAGTACGTCCACGAACACCGGCGCTCCGCGGTGAACCAGCGCGAAGTCGGCACCGACACCGACTCCTTCCCCGCGGCGCTGCGCAGCGCCCTGCGGGAGGACCCCGACGTCTTGCTGGTCGGGGAAATGCGCGACCTGGAGTCGATCCGCTTCGCCCTGACCATCGCCGAAACCGGGCACCTGGTCTTCGCCACCCTGCACACCAACGACACCGCGCAGTCCCTCGCGCGGATGATCGACGTCTTCCCGGCCGGACAGCAGGAGCAGGTGCGGGTGCAGCTCGCCGCCGCGTTGACCGGGATCGTCCACCAGCGGCTCCTCCCCCGCATCGGCGGCGGGCTCGTCGCCGCCTTCGAGGTCCTGGTGGCCAACACAGCCGTCCGCAACCTCATCAAGGAAGGCAAGCCGCACCAGCTGCGCAACGCACTGGTGACCGGGCGGCGCGAGGGCATGGTGACGCTCGAGCAGTCGCTGTCCGAGCTCGTCGCCGCCGGGCTGGTCTCGCCCGCCGACGCGGCCGCCCGCAGCCTCCACCCGCAGGACATCGACCCACGGCCGCGGCCCCGGAGCGTGCCGGCATGAGGCTTCGCACCCAGCCCCGGACCGTCGACCTCCGCACGGTGACCCCGGACCGCGCCGCCGCCGACCTGCTCGGCGAGGCGAAGGCCCGGGAACTCTGCGCGATCCCCCTCGCCGTCCGCGAGGACTCCGTGCTGGTCGCGGTGGCCGACCCGGCCACCGCCCCGGCGCTGCAGGCGGCGCTCGGCCGCCCGGTGACCGTCGCCGTCGCCGAACGCGCGGACATCCTGGCCACCATCGGCCGCACCTACCGCGCGCTCACCGGCGTCGACCGGCAGGTCAAGGCGTTCGAAGCCCGGGACGCCGTCCGGCGCGACGCGGCCCGCGCCGAGGCGCCGGCGACCGCGAACGACGATGCGCCGGTGGTGCACGTCGTCGCCCTGATGATCAAGCAGGCGCTGCGCGACCGGGCCTCCGACATCCACGTCGAGCCGCAGGCCGAGCGAATCCGCGTCCGCTACCGCATCGACGGCGTGCTCCACGACGTCCTCGACCTGCCCGGCTCGATGGGGCCCGCGGTGACCAGCCGGATCAAGATCCTGGCCGGGATGAACATCGTCGAGCGCCGGCGGCCGCAGGACGGCCAGATCAGCATGGACGTCGAGGACCGGCCGGTGGACATCCGGGTGGCGAGCACGCCGGTGGTCGGCGGCGAAAAGGTCGTGCTGCGGCTGCTGGACAAGAGCCGCCCGCTGTTCCGGCTGCCGCAGCTGGGCATGCCCGCCGAGATGGCGGGGCGCTATTCGGCGGTCCTGCAGTCGCCCTACGGGATGGTGATCTGCGCCGGGCCCACCGGCAGCGGCAAGACGACGACGCTCTACGGCTCGCTCGGCGAGCTCGACAGCAGCGAGCGCAACATCATGACCATCGAGGACCCGGTCGAGTACACCATGTCCTCGATCAACCAGATCCAGATCAACGAACAGACCGGCGTCACCTTCGCCGACGGCCTCAAGTCGATCCTGCGCCAGGACCCGGACGTCATCCTCGTCGGCGAAGTCCGCGACGTCGACACCGCGCGCATCGCCGTGCAGTCCGCGCTCACCGGCCACTTCGTGCTCTCGTCGCTGCACGCCACCGACGCCGCTTCGGCGCTGCACCGGCTGCTGGACATGGGGATCGAGAACTTCCTCGTGGCCTCCTCGGTCACCGCGGTGCTCGCCCAGCGGCTCGTCCGGCGGATCTGCCTGCGCTGCCGCGAGTACTACGCGCCCTCCGCCGAAGAACTGTCCTTTATGGACTCTCTTGGCGCCGAGGAGCCGGCGGGCGGGTTCGTCCGCGGGGCCGGCTGCAACTTCTGCGCGCAGACGGGATTCCTGGACCGCACCGGCGTCTACGAGCTGATGCCGGTCAGCGAAGGGATCCGCACGCTGGTGCTGGACAGCGCGCCGCACCGCGAGGTGCACGAACTGGCCCGCAAGGAAGGCATGCGGACGCTGCAGGACGAGGCGCTGCGGCTGGTCGCCGAGGGCGTCACCACCCCGGCCGAGGTGCTGCGGTCGATCTACCTCACCGGAGGGGCCCGATGAACCGGTACGCCTACGTCGCCACCGGCCCGGACGGGCTGCGCACCCACGGGGTGCAGAAGGCCGCCGACGCCGACTCCGCCGTGCTGGCGCTGTACGAGCGCGAACTGCGGGACATCGAGGTCACCGAGAAGAAGAGCGTGCTGAGCCTGGAGCTGACCGCGCCCCGGGTCAAGCGCGAGGTCGTCATGCACCTCTCGCGCCAGCTCGGCGCGTTCGTCCGGGCCGGGCTGCCGCTGATCGACGCGGTCCGGATCCTCGGCGAAGAGGCCGCGAACTCCTCGGTGGCGCGGATGCTGCGCTCGGTCGAGCAGGGCCTGCGCGGGGGCGACCGGCTCTCGGACTGCGTCGACCGGCACCCGAAGATCTTCCCCGAGTTCTACCGCGAGATCCTGCGTTCGGCGGAGCTCACCGGGCAGCTCGACGTCGTCCTCGACCAGCTGGCCGACTACCTGGAACGCGATCTCGAAGCCCGGCGCAAGATCAAGGCCGCGTTGATCTACCCCGCGATGATCGCGGTGATGTCGGTCGTCACCGTCGTCGTGCTCGCGACGTTCGTCCTGCCCCGCTTCAAGAGCTTCTTCGCCAGCCTGAACGCGAAACTGCCGCTGCCGACGCGGATGCTGCTGGCCATCACGGACTTCCTGGGCGCGTGGTGGTGGGCACTGCTGGCCGGGCTGGTCGCACTCATCGCGCTGTACTCCTTCGCCGTCCGCACGCCCGGCGGCCGGTACGCCCGCGACCGCGCGCTGCTCGGCCTGCCGGCGATCGGCCCGACCGTGCGGCACGCGCTGGTCGAGCGCTTCTGCCGGATCCTCTCGTCCATGGTGAGCGCCGGGGTCCCGCTGCCGGAGGCCCTGCGGGTCGCGACGGACTCGCTGCGCAACCGTGTCTTCATGCGCGCGCTGGCCCGGGTGGGGCAGGCGGTGCTCAACGGCGAGGGCCTGGCCCGGCCGCTCACCGGCTCCGGGCTGTTCCCGGTGACCGCCGCGCAGATGATCCGCGTCGGCGAGGACACCGGCACCCTCGACACGCAGCTCGAAATCACCGCCCAGTACTACGAAGGCGAGCTGGACTACCGGTTGAAGAAGCTCACCGCACTGTTCGAGCCGGCCGTCATCGTGGTGATGGGCCTGGTCGTCGGGTTCGTCGCGGTCGCGCTCGTCTCGGCGATGTACGGGATCTTCGGCCAGGTGCACGTCTGATGGGCACGGGTCCGGTGGGCACGGGCCTGGTGAGCACCGACGACCGGGGCGAGAGCCTCCTCGAACTGCTGGTCGCGGTGGCGATCCTGGGTGTCGCGGTCATCGCGATCGTCGGCGGGATCGGCGTGAGCGTGTTCATGTCCGACGTCCACCGCAAGCAGGCCACGGCCGGTGCCGGCGTGCGCGACTTCGGCGAGGCGGTCGAGAACCAGGTGATGGCGGGCGGCTACTTCGCGTGCGCCGCGCCCGCGAAGTACGCCGCTCCCGCCGGGTTCACCGTGCCACCCGGGTTCACCAGCTCGGTGTCGTCGGTGAAGTACTGGACCGGCTCGGCGTGGTCGGCGTCCTGCGGCACCGACAGCGGACTGCAGCAGCTGACCCTCCAGGTCGCCAGCGGTGACGGGCGGGCGAGCGAGCGCCTGGAGGTCGTGGTGCGCAAGCGCTGCGGGCTCGGGGAGGCGCTGTGCTGAGCCGCCGGTCCGACGCCGGGTTCACGCTCATCGAGCTGCTGATCGTCGTCGTCATCCTCGGGGTGGTCGCCGCGCCGATCGCCAACGCGGTGATCGTCTCGATCAAGAACACCGACGCCACGTCGGCCCGGCTGGCGGTGTCGCACGACGCCCAGCAGAGCGCGGCGTTCTTCGCCCAGGACGTCGCCGCCGTCGGCCTGCGCGACTACTCGGGCGCGGTGGCGAACGGCAAGGTGCCGTACTCGCCGTCGATCCAGCTCGGCGCCGCGTACGACGGCGGCGGGCAGGTCTGCGGCACCGCCGCGACGCCGGTTTCGGTGCTGCGGCTGCTGTCCGACGACTGGGACACCAGCACCCCGGCCGCGACCCGGCGCACCGCGATCGTCGCCTACTACCTGGCCGGCACCGAACTGCACCGCCTGCGCTGCCTGGGTTCGACGACGCCGGTGTCCGACTCGGTCGTCGCGCACAACGTCGCCCCGGGCACTCCCGCGGTCACCTGCTCCAGCGCGTGCACCGACGCCGCCGTGCCGCTGTGGGTGAAGTTCACCTTCACCGCCGTCGCGCGCAACGCCGACCCCTACCCCATCACGCTGTTCGGGCAACGGAGGCAGACATGAACCGCCGGTGGAAGGGCGACGACACCGGGGCCGCGCTGCCGATGGTGCTCCTGCTGGTCACGGTGGTCGCGGTGGTGCTCGGCGCGCTGCTGTCCTTCGCCGACACCAGCGTCCGCACCACGGTGAACCTGCGCGACCAGGCCGCGTCCGCCTACACGGCCGACGGCGCGCTACAGGCGGGGATCAACGCGATCCGCACGAGCACGTTCACCGGCGCGCCCGGCGAGCACTGCTTCGGCGGCTCCGACACGCTGAGCCTGCCGAACTTCGGCGGCGCCGGCTCGGCCGCGGTGACGTGCACCGCCGATCCGGCGAAGGTCCAGATCCAGTGCCCGTCCCTGAGCCTGTGCAACCGGCCGGGCAGCGCGATCCTCACCCTCGGCACCGGCGGCGAAGACGGGCTCAACATCCAGCAGCCGACCGGGTCGTCGTTCAAGGTCCACGGCGTCGTGTATTCCAATTCGAACATCCGCGTGGTCAACGGCTCGCTCGACACGAACACCGCGGTGTACGCGCGCGGTGCCTGCGCGGGCACGATCCGGAGCGCGCCCGCGGCCGCGTGCGGCTACGGCGGATCGGCTCTCGGCGCCGACCCCGGCTACGCCCCGGCGCTGACGTCCGTTCCGCCGCACCAGAACCTGCCCACCTGCACGAAGTCCGGCTCGCTGATCACCTTCCAGCCCGGCTTCTACGACGATGCTGCCGGGCTGTCGGCGATGATGTCGAGCAGCAGCAAGTGCAAGGACAGCACTTGGTGGTTCACCCCCGGCACGTACTACTTCGACTTCCACAACAGTGCCGCGGTCCGGCCGTCGTCGCTGCCGGGCGGCGACGACGTGTGGACGGTCGACAACGGCTTCCTGGTCGCGGGCACGCCTGTGGACGACAGCGGGCGGATCATCGCCAAGCCGCCGGTCCCGGCGAAGATCCCCGGGGCCTGCGACAACCCGATCGACGACGCGAAGGCGGTCGGCGTCCAGTTCGTTTTCGGCGGCGACAGCCGGCTGGCGGTGAAGGCGGGGCAGGCGGAGATCTGCGGGACGTACAGCGCGGAACGGCCGCCGGTCGCCGTCTACGGGCTGACCTCGGGGGCGGAGTCACCGGTGACGGCGACGCTCGTGCCCGGTTCCGTGACGGGCGGTTTCACCGGCACGGCCGCCTCGCTGTCCAAAGTGGATGGTGGCGGGGTGACGTGGGCCGCTCCCGACAAGAGCGGCGGCCATGCCACCCTGACTGCCGCCGGCTTCTCCCCCGCCGCGGCACCGCCCGCCGGGACGATCCTGACTTCGGCGAAGGTGCGGGTCGTCCACGGCAACGACCACGGCGCGAGCAAGGATTCGCGCTCGGCCCAGTTCACGCCGACGGGGGGCTCGCCGATCCCGCTGAGCCTGTCCACCCCCAACGACGGCTCGGCCACCACCGATGTCACCGACGTGACCAGCCAGCTGGCGCAGGCGGTGTACGACGGCACCTTCGCCGGTGGGCAGCTGGGTTACACCGTGGACGTCAAGCACGACGGCACGGAACTGGTGGATGCGCTTCAGCTGGAGCTCACCTACACCCCGCCCGCGCTGCGGGCCGAGAGCGGGTGCACCCAGCTGATGTACACGAGTCCTGCGGCGTGTGCGCTGGTCACGGCGGTCAACAACTCCGGCAACCGGTTCTACGTGCAGGGGACGACGTACGCGCCGAAAGCCGTCCTGGACGTCACACTGAACAACGCGACCGAACCGATCTTCCGCTTCGGCGTCGTCGCGCGGTCGTTGTGGGTGAAGGAGACCGGGAGCGTGACGTTCACCGGGGCGGTCATCGAGGTCCCGGACGACTCCCCGGGCTTCGTCTTCGGCGTCTACCTGTCCGCCTACGTGTGTCCCGGCGCGGGGCCGTGTCCACTGTCCGGGACGCCGGTGGCACGGGCGCGGGTGGCCTATGTGGACGGTGACCCGACGAATCCGGTGGCGGGGGCGCGTCAGGTGTCGGTGCTGAGCTGGTCGGGGAACCGGTGACCGCTCAGGCGAGGCCGGTCAGCCGCTGGTAGGCCTGACCGAGCGGGCCGGCCGCGAAGATCGCCACCAGCGCGGCGGCGATCATGAACGGCCCGAACGGCAGCGCCGTCTTGCGGCCGCCCTTGCCGGTCGCCAGCACGACGACCCCGGCGACCGCGCCGAGCAGGAACCCGCCGAACGCCCCGACGAGCAGGGCCGGCCAGGACAGGTAGGCGAGGATCCCGCCGAGGATGCCCGCGAGCCGGACGTCACCGAAGCCCATGCCCGCCGGGTACGCCAGCGCCAGGAGGAGGTAGAAGCCGAACAGCGCGGCGCCGCCGATCCCGGCGCGGGCCGGCGACCACCAGTCGCCGCGCCACCAGGCCGACGCCGTCAGCAGGACGAGCAGGACGGGGTACGACGGCAGGACGATGGCGTTCGGCAGGCGGCGGCAGTCGAGGTCGATCAGGGCCAGTGCGATCCCGATCGCGCCGAAGTAGAGGAACGCGGGCAGGTCCGGTGGGTCGAGCCGCAGGGCCAGCAGCGCGAACAGCACGGCGGTGCCGAGCTCGACCAGCGGGTACCGGACGCTGATCCGGGCACCGCAGCCGGCGCACCGGCCGCGCAGGACGAGCCAGCCGAAGACGGGGACGTTGTGCCGGTTCTTGATCGTCTGCCCGCAATCCGGGCAGCGCGACGGCGGGCGGACCACCGACTCGCCGCGCGGCACCCGGTGGATCACGACGTTGAGGAACGATCCGACGAGCAGGCCGAGCACCGCCGCGGCCACGACCAGCACCGCCATCGGGCTCCTTCGGACTCGGGGGCGACTACCGCAGATCTTGCCCGACCCCGCCCGCCCCCGCGACCGGACGCCCCACGCACCCAGCCGGACGACACGCGTACCGCAATGGACGACACGCGTACCCAGGCGGACGACACGCCGGCCGGCCGCAGGCCTGCTCGTGTCGTCCGTCCAGGTACGCGAGTCGTCCCGCCAGGTACGCGAGTCGTCCGTCCGGGTACGTGAGGCGACCCTCTGGGGGCGGTGGGCGAGTGGGTGGGTCGTGGTCGTTCGTGGAAATCGGGGTCCGGGGCGGGCGGGCGCGCCTACAGTCTTGGAGATGACCGCCGCCGGATTGCCGATCGTTGCCGGGGTGGACGGGTCGGCCGAGTCGCTCGATGCCGTCCGCTGGGCCGCGCGGACCGCCCGGCTGCGGGCGGCGCCGCTGGAAATCGTGCACGCCCTCGACGTTCCGGCCCTGCTCGCCGGCGGGGTCGTGCCGCCGCCCGAAGAGATGGTCGACGCGCTGCGCGCCCGGGGGCGGCGTGCGCTGCGGACCGCGCAGGAGCTCGCCGCCGCGCAGGGGGTTCCCAGTGCGGCCACCCGGCTCGATCCCGACCGCGCCGCGCAAGCCCTGATCGAGGCGTCGCGGTCAGCCGCGCTGCTGGTCGTCGGGTCGACCGGGCACGGCAGGCTCACCAGCCTGCTCGCGGGGTCGGTCGCCGCGGCCGTCGGCACCCACGCCCGCTGCGACACCGTCGTCGTCCGCGGCGACAGCTGGGACGAACCCGGCGCGGCCGAGCGGCCGGTCGTCACCGGCGTCGACGGCAGCGAAGCCGGCGCCCGGGTCCTGGCGGCCGCCCTCGCCGAAGCCCGCGCCCGCCACGCGCCGCTCGTCGTGCTGCATGCGTGGGCGGACAGCCCGCCGCCGCACCGGGACCCGCGGTGCGTCACCGAGGCGGGACGCCGGCTGCTCGGCGAGCGGGTGCTGGCCCACGACACCGGCGACGTCGCGGTCGAGCAGGTCGTCGTGCACGCGCACCCGCGCAAGGAACTGGTCGAGCGCAGCGCCACCGCCCAGCTGGTCGTGCTCGGCGACCGCGGCCGCGGCGGCTTCCCCGGCCTGCTGCTCGGCTCCACCGGGCAGGCGCTCCTGCACCACGCCGCCTGCCCGGTCCACCTCGTGCGCACCACCGCGTGAAGGGAAGCGGAACGGAAGCGGCACCGGGCAGGATGACGGGAAGCCAGAGGGAGGAAAAAGGATGAAGACTGCGATACAGGCCGGGCTCGTGGCGCTGGGGGCGCTGCTGGCCGGCACGACGGTAGCGGCCGCCCCGGCCGGGGCGGCGACGACGTTCCAGCGGACGGCCGTCTGCCACTCGGGAGACTTCAGCGGCAGGTTCACCCTGCAGTACGAGTCCGTCGGCTTCGATTTCCGCATCACCGGCGGCTACACCGCGTCGGGACCGTACATCGGCGACGTCGCGGGCACCGTCTCCCTGCGGATCGCCTACCGCAGCGGATCGACGACGCACACGGTGTACTCCCAGACGTCGGCGACGACCGGGCACACCACCTTCACCGTGCCGACGACCACCACCGTGCCGCTGACGGGCATGGGCACCGCGGCGGCGACGTTCGACAACGGCGCGGCGTCCTGCACCGCGACGGTGCCGATCAGCTAGCCGCCGGCTCGAGGGCCGCGCGCAGGATGGCGCGGGCCGAACCGGCCAGGACCTCGGCCGCGCGGGGACGGCTGGGGCTCCCAGCGCAAGCGTGAACTCGACGAACGCCCGCATCACCAAGCCGAGGCGGGCGGCCGGGTCGGCGGGTGCGTCCGGGGGCAGCAGGCCCGCGTCGTCCTGGATCTCCGGGTACGCCGCCAGCAGGAGCGCGCGCTGGTTCGGGAAGTACCGGGACGTCCCCGGCGACCGGACCGGCACCCCGACACGGTGATGGTCACGCTGAGCGCGTTCAGCCGCCGGGGACCGTGCGGTGGGCGTGGAGCTGCCCGCCGTCGCGGGCACCGCCCCGGGTCCCGGCGCACCGTGACCCAGGGCGGTTTTCTCTCCCCCGCTCAGCAGCTCGAGTGCTGGATGGTCTTGAAGATGTTGACAGCACTGAAGAGCGACGCGTCGTAAGTGAAGTGCTTGCCCCACGGGTAGCGCGGCGGCGGGTTGCCGTCGTTCATCCGCGGGCTGTCGAACGTGCCCGCCGAGAACAGCTGCGTTCCGGCCGTGGTCTTGAAGTCGAAGCTGGAGTGCCAGACGTCGCCGGAGTGCGTCTGGAACGTCAGCGTCGTCGCGCTCCAGTCCCCCGTGCCGTTCGACCGGATGATGATCGTGCCGTTGTCCTGCTCGCAGTCACCGACGTGCAACTGGCCCCAGGTCGCGCTTTTCACCTCGAGGACCGCCGCGCTGTGCGCCGGCGCGGCGGTGGCCGCCGGCGCACCGGCCAGCACCGCCGCCCCCGTCGCCGCGAGGGCGAAAACCGGTGCGAGACCCCGAATCATGCGTTTCATGGACTTCCTCCCGAAGAACCGCTGGCCGCGGACCCTCCCGGTCCGCGCCGAGCGAGCCTCGCAGCGCCCGTCGACGATCGGTCGACAACTCGTCGACGGAGGTTTACTTCGGCGTCGGACGTATCCGGAGCCACCCCAGCCCGCTCCTGTACGCCGGAGCGGGCGGGATACCCGCGCGCGGAGGGGCAGGCATGGGCGGGGTGGACCTCGGGGTGCTGGGACCGTTCGAAGTGCGGCTCGACGGCGAGCCGCGGGACGTCGGGGGCCCGCGCCTGCGGACCCTGCTGGCGGTGCTGGCGGCGGAGGCGGGCCGCGTGGTCAGCGTCGCCGCGCTGGGCCGGGCGCTGTGGGGTGCGGAGGCGCCCGCGCCCGCCGGCCGGACCGTGCGGACGTACCTCTCGCGGCTGCGCGGCACAGTGGGGCCGGGGGTGATCGTGACCCGGCCGCCGGGGTACGTGCTGCACTTGGCGGACGACGCCCTCGACGCCGCGCGGTTCGAACGGCTCGCCGCCGACGGACGGCGGGTGCTGGCCGCCGGGGAACCCGCCGCCGCCCGGGAGCTCCTGGCCGCCGCGCTGGCGCTGTGGCGCGGCCACGCCGCCTACGAGGAGTTCGGCGAGGTGGAGACCCTGGCCGCGGAAGGGATGCGGCTCGACCGGCTGCGCCACAACGCCGTGCAGGACCGGATCGACGCCGATCTCGCGACCGGCGAGGACACCGGGCTGATCGCCGAGCTGGAGGCGCTGACCGACGCGTACCCCGGCCACGAACGGCTGTGGGCGCAGCTGATGACGGCGCTCTACCGGGCCGGACGGCAGAGCGACGCGCTGGAGGCGTTCCGCCGCGCCCGGCACGGCCTGATCACCGCGTCCGGGGTGGAGCCGTCGCCGGTGCTGGCGCAGGTGCACCGCCGGGTGCTCGCGCACCACCCGGCGCTGCTCGCCACCCGGGCCACCGCGGTGGTGACCACCCCCGACGACGACCTCACCGCGGGCGAACACGCGCTGCTCGAGGACGGCGACCTCCGGACCAGCCGGGAACACTTCGAAACCGCCTACGTCCGGGCCGAGGAGGCCGGGGACGTCACCGCGCTCGCCCGTGCGGCCCTCGGCCTCGGCGGCGTGTGGGTGCACGAGCACCGGACGGCCGTCGCGGCGGCGTCGCTGCTGACCCGGCTGCGGCACGCG is from Amycolatopsis mediterranei and encodes:
- a CDS encoding competence type IV pilus major pilin ComGC, whose amino-acid sequence is MLEKLRAARANQDGFTLIELLIVVVILGVLAGVVVFAVQAFNGDGKAAACNADWKAVETANEALYAKTSAYAANPLELKTKGYLKDEPSTTNGYTISIDAAGLVKAAGACTH
- a CDS encoding type IV pilus twitching motility protein PilT, translating into MPTQIGSRVDGLLEALWQARGTDLLLTAGLPPQLRVHGDLSAVPGHPVLTGEDTRALLAELLTDDQACAWRTAREFDFSFGWREEARVRGNAFTQRGETVVALRMIPRRIPGMADLGLPPVLADFARRHQGLVLVTGPTGSGKSTTLAAVIDRINSERACHILTVEDPIEYVHEHRRSAVNQREVGTDTDSFPAALRSALREDPDVLLVGEMRDLESIRFALTIAETGHLVFATLHTNDTAQSLARMIDVFPAGQQEQVRVQLAAALTGIVHQRLLPRIGGGLVAAFEVLVANTAVRNLIKEGKPHQLRNALVTGRREGMVTLEQSLSELVAAGLVSPADAAARSLHPQDIDPRPRPRSVPA
- a CDS encoding GspE/PulE family protein; translated protein: MRLRTQPRTVDLRTVTPDRAAADLLGEAKARELCAIPLAVREDSVLVAVADPATAPALQAALGRPVTVAVAERADILATIGRTYRALTGVDRQVKAFEARDAVRRDAARAEAPATANDDAPVVHVVALMIKQALRDRASDIHVEPQAERIRVRYRIDGVLHDVLDLPGSMGPAVTSRIKILAGMNIVERRRPQDGQISMDVEDRPVDIRVASTPVVGGEKVVLRLLDKSRPLFRLPQLGMPAEMAGRYSAVLQSPYGMVICAGPTGSGKTTTLYGSLGELDSSERNIMTIEDPVEYTMSSINQIQINEQTGVTFADGLKSILRQDPDVILVGEVRDVDTARIAVQSALTGHFVLSSLHATDAASALHRLLDMGIENFLVASSVTAVLAQRLVRRICLRCREYYAPSAEELSFMDSLGAEEPAGGFVRGAGCNFCAQTGFLDRTGVYELMPVSEGIRTLVLDSAPHREVHELARKEGMRTLQDEALRLVAEGVTTPAEVLRSIYLTGGAR
- a CDS encoding type II secretion system F family protein — translated: MNRYAYVATGPDGLRTHGVQKAADADSAVLALYERELRDIEVTEKKSVLSLELTAPRVKREVVMHLSRQLGAFVRAGLPLIDAVRILGEEAANSSVARMLRSVEQGLRGGDRLSDCVDRHPKIFPEFYREILRSAELTGQLDVVLDQLADYLERDLEARRKIKAALIYPAMIAVMSVVTVVVLATFVLPRFKSFFASLNAKLPLPTRMLLAITDFLGAWWWALLAGLVALIALYSFAVRTPGGRYARDRALLGLPAIGPTVRHALVERFCRILSSMVSAGVPLPEALRVATDSLRNRVFMRALARVGQAVLNGEGLARPLTGSGLFPVTAAQMIRVGEDTGTLDTQLEITAQYYEGELDYRLKKLTALFEPAVIVVMGLVVGFVAVALVSAMYGIFGQVHV
- a CDS encoding prepilin-type N-terminal cleavage/methylation domain-containing protein, encoding MGTGPVGTGLVSTDDRGESLLELLVAVAILGVAVIAIVGGIGVSVFMSDVHRKQATAGAGVRDFGEAVENQVMAGGYFACAAPAKYAAPAGFTVPPGFTSSVSSVKYWTGSAWSASCGTDSGLQQLTLQVASGDGRASERLEVVVRKRCGLGEALC
- a CDS encoding prepilin-type N-terminal cleavage/methylation domain-containing protein, with the protein product MLSRRSDAGFTLIELLIVVVILGVVAAPIANAVIVSIKNTDATSARLAVSHDAQQSAAFFAQDVAAVGLRDYSGAVANGKVPYSPSIQLGAAYDGGGQVCGTAATPVSVLRLLSDDWDTSTPAATRRTAIVAYYLAGTELHRLRCLGSTTPVSDSVVAHNVAPGTPAVTCSSACTDAAVPLWVKFTFTAVARNADPYPITLFGQRRQT
- a CDS encoding prepilin peptidase — protein: MAVLVVAAAVLGLLVGSFLNVVIHRVPRGESVVRPPSRCPDCGQTIKNRHNVPVFGWLVLRGRCAGCGARISVRYPLVELGTAVLFALLALRLDPPDLPAFLYFGAIGIALALIDLDCRRLPNAIVLPSYPVLLVLLTASAWWRGDWWSPARAGIGGAALFGFYLLLALAYPAGMGFGDVRLAGILGGILAYLSWPALLVGAFGGFLLGAVAGVVVLATGKGGRKTALPFGPFMIAAALVAIFAAGPLGQAYQRLTGLA